The following proteins are encoded in a genomic region of Dyadobacter sp. UC 10:
- a CDS encoding neutral/alkaline non-lysosomal ceramidase N-terminal domain-containing protein has protein sequence MRNLNMRFSLICVLLVHIFNANISFAQNFRASVVKVDITPDNSQQLLGYQARKSTGVHDNIYHRIVAMDDGKTQFYIISTDICLISPSQYDKLTAKLQKQLGINPMHVWWAATHTHSAPEVGPAGLPSVFLGDRYKHDFDAKYTDMVEQKIIDGMTEAKKNLVPAKLGTGWGLSNANINRRARGIDGKTSLGMNPDGPVDRRIGLLRLEKADGSLLALIANYAMHGTVMSGENLLISGDGPGIVSEYVEEKTGAPLLYINGAAGNIAPIYSVYPSPGAGRLNQFKAMLGEKILEANKTISATTNEVTLKAAGTIVEIPRKEGLGWPDDLGNYTRTTKAGVKMIKLPVRFLKINDDVAIWSAPLELFCEISNEVRDRSPFPYTFYFGYTNGWLGYLLAEEELQYGGYEPTVSPYAPGAAKSLTEAVVNYIQGEMRSGH, from the coding sequence ATGCGAAACCTCAATATGCGTTTTTCCCTCATTTGCGTTCTTCTTGTCCATATTTTTAATGCAAATATTTCTTTTGCCCAAAATTTTCGCGCATCGGTTGTGAAGGTGGATATTACGCCTGACAACTCGCAGCAACTACTTGGATATCAAGCCAGAAAATCGACCGGCGTGCACGACAATATCTACCACCGCATTGTCGCCATGGACGATGGAAAAACGCAGTTTTACATTATTTCCACTGACATCTGTCTGATTTCGCCGTCGCAATACGATAAGCTGACGGCCAAACTGCAAAAACAGCTGGGTATCAACCCAATGCATGTATGGTGGGCCGCTACGCACACGCACTCTGCGCCCGAAGTAGGTCCGGCGGGACTGCCTTCCGTGTTTCTGGGAGACCGCTATAAGCACGACTTTGATGCAAAATATACCGATATGGTCGAACAGAAAATCATCGACGGAATGACGGAAGCAAAGAAAAACCTGGTACCTGCGAAACTGGGAACCGGCTGGGGATTATCCAACGCAAACATCAACCGCCGCGCCAGGGGTATTGACGGAAAAACAAGTCTGGGCATGAACCCCGACGGCCCTGTCGACCGGCGCATTGGGTTGCTCCGGCTGGAAAAAGCAGACGGCAGCCTGCTTGCATTGATCGCCAACTATGCCATGCACGGCACCGTCATGAGCGGTGAAAACCTGCTGATCAGCGGAGATGGGCCTGGAATCGTTTCGGAATATGTTGAGGAGAAAACCGGTGCGCCACTTTTGTACATCAATGGTGCCGCCGGCAATATCGCCCCGATTTATAGTGTATACCCAAGTCCGGGCGCCGGGCGCCTGAATCAGTTCAAGGCGATGCTGGGCGAAAAGATCCTGGAAGCGAATAAAACGATTTCGGCCACCACCAATGAAGTGACGCTCAAAGCGGCCGGTACCATCGTGGAAATTCCCCGGAAAGAAGGCTTAGGCTGGCCGGACGATCTGGGCAATTACACCCGCACCACCAAGGCGGGCGTGAAAATGATCAAACTGCCCGTCCGCTTTCTTAAAATCAATGACGACGTAGCCATATGGAGCGCCCCGCTCGAATTGTTCTGCGAGATTTCCAATGAAGTGCGTGACCGGTCCCCATTTCCCTATACCTTCTATTTCGGGTATACGAATGGGTGGCTGGGCTATTTGCTGGCGGAAGAAGAGCTGCAATATGGCGGCTACGAACCGACCGTTTCACCCTACGCACCGGGTGCAGCGAAGTCATTGACGGAAGCAGTCGTCAATTACATTCAGGGGGAAATGCGCAGCGGACACTAG
- a CDS encoding hybrid sensor histidine kinase/response regulator transcription factor, translating to MKTTSLVAGVLMLLCTLAKAQRYATQPGAAQPGAVQPGAAQPYVGWVKHYGPENGLAHREVNAIFQDRQGFMWFGTKFGLSRFDGKTFTNYTKDRNGLAFDDIQSISQDADGMLWLMGPYGESRIFLFNPLTGTTIPFEKKFGEKHTGSYLNFPQRLFGSTDGTIFFANFRPAVLSSYHPESGLKHVRLSRFKQLTIRQVTVRKTVWAIADGQYFVELTADGQILREFKHSEDLFTNCLGQRNAGTEFCYLATNLSNGFVKAYRIDESGKRYEIPHAQQPALTHSLFPVCHVFDKTGAIWDGTRLRDRTGAVLLDITDQLTGEAVINRSFFVDQNGSMWLGTSFGVYQVKVVPNYFRRLFYNATYTGEKTAAIRGITVSGDTLYASLEKFGLYTSTANGESVKKLLTDPQHGPTIALADDPPGRLMLGLANQLIDYDRKTGGQKGYRLLNNSTIWALQSLGGDQWLAGGRLGLWLFHPKAGAIESFTRYNQFQELAQSHVLHIAPDRQGTFWICSGTGLYILDPVKGVTARYWSGGKGSFYLPADAYEHFYQDQKGIYWLGTANAGLIRWDRAQNKYRQFRRSEGLTNDNIHAIYPDRRGSLWLSSDHGIMQFNPARLTTRAYFTQNGITHNEFNRIAHFQDKAGRIYFGGLNGITSFDPRDFENEKPPAPLQMRLVSFRQFDHAVGRLLDKTEQLARTHEIIIRPGEQTAVLEFAMLNFADSEKNVYAYQLQGLDNAWIQQAESSIRLGNLPYGKYKLLIRGQAANGQWSANMLAIGVDVRRPFYLQIWFLGLAVLLVIVSIWGWLKWRIWNHRQEQLRLESEIRHATARIEQDKGVIERQAKSLHQLNEAKSRFFANISHEFRTPLTVILGMTSELKRYQPDEIVARSPRVADLIERNGSSLLRLINQILDLSKLESGAITWQPVRADLVRFTRYVAESFDTLAAARHIQMHFQTDERDLETDFDKDKLQDILSNLLTNAIKFAPAGGEVYLRLTTAAIKTVGYYEAVSTAQQPDAEWVSIYVRNTGPGIEPEKLPLIFDRFFQVSGQPAPETGGTGIGLALVRELVSLMQGRLAVRSVPGEGAEFVVSFRRTRQAPYILLPPAEPASGSHAMSEDAVAISKTAEEKPVLLLVEDNEDVAAYIISALRSDYNIIRADNGQTGIDSALGNIPDLIVTDVMMPLKDGYELCDTLKNNLATSHIPIVMLTARAGISDRISGIRRGADAYLTKPFQREELEAVLNNLLQSRRRLRSYYSQRITKPAEPEVLPIEENESLENLFLQGLRTALEAQWDNNPASMETICQQVGMSRSSLHRKMVALTGMSVTRYDRALRLARARHLLVTTAMTISEVAYAVGFEDPKYFTRLFSEEFGQSPTEFRRLKQ from the coding sequence TTCCCAGGATGCTGACGGAATGCTATGGCTCATGGGGCCGTATGGGGAGTCAAGGATTTTCCTGTTCAATCCGCTGACGGGAACGACAATTCCTTTTGAGAAGAAATTCGGCGAAAAGCATACCGGGAGCTACCTGAATTTTCCCCAGCGCCTGTTTGGCAGCACGGACGGAACTATATTTTTTGCAAATTTCCGTCCGGCTGTACTTTCCTCTTATCACCCTGAATCGGGACTGAAACATGTTCGTCTTTCACGGTTTAAACAGCTAACCATTCGCCAGGTAACCGTCCGTAAAACCGTTTGGGCCATTGCCGACGGACAGTACTTCGTTGAACTTACTGCTGACGGACAAATTCTTAGGGAGTTTAAGCATTCAGAAGACCTGTTTACCAATTGTCTGGGACAACGTAATGCCGGTACCGAATTTTGCTATCTGGCTACAAATCTGTCAAACGGCTTTGTTAAAGCTTACAGAATCGACGAATCAGGTAAACGGTACGAAATTCCGCATGCTCAGCAACCAGCCCTAACACATTCACTTTTCCCGGTTTGTCATGTCTTTGATAAAACCGGCGCAATATGGGATGGAACCCGCCTCCGGGACAGAACGGGTGCAGTACTGCTGGATATCACGGATCAGCTAACCGGGGAAGCGGTAATCAACCGCAGTTTTTTTGTGGACCAAAATGGCTCGATGTGGCTGGGGACAAGTTTTGGCGTGTACCAGGTTAAAGTAGTGCCCAACTATTTCCGTCGGTTATTTTACAATGCAACTTACACAGGGGAAAAAACGGCGGCCATTCGGGGGATTACAGTCAGCGGAGATACTCTTTATGCGAGTCTCGAAAAATTTGGACTCTACACTTCCACTGCAAATGGTGAATCGGTAAAAAAACTGTTAACTGATCCGCAGCATGGACCAACGATAGCGCTGGCCGATGATCCACCCGGGCGGCTGATGCTGGGGCTGGCAAATCAATTGATTGACTATGATCGTAAGACTGGCGGGCAAAAAGGATATCGGTTGCTTAACAACAGTACAATCTGGGCACTCCAATCGTTAGGTGGCGATCAATGGCTGGCCGGCGGCCGTTTGGGGCTGTGGCTGTTTCATCCAAAGGCCGGCGCGATCGAATCATTTACCCGGTATAATCAGTTTCAGGAGCTTGCTCAGTCGCACGTGCTGCATATCGCCCCTGACCGGCAGGGCACGTTCTGGATTTGTTCTGGAACCGGTCTGTATATTCTGGATCCGGTCAAAGGGGTCACCGCCCGCTATTGGAGTGGCGGAAAGGGGTCTTTTTATTTACCGGCTGATGCTTACGAGCATTTTTATCAGGATCAAAAAGGCATTTATTGGTTGGGAACAGCCAATGCCGGGTTGATACGGTGGGACCGGGCGCAGAATAAATACCGCCAGTTCCGGCGTTCGGAGGGCCTGACCAACGACAATATTCACGCGATTTATCCGGACCGGAGAGGTAGCCTCTGGCTAAGCAGCGATCATGGTATCATGCAATTCAACCCTGCCAGGCTCACCACACGCGCATATTTTACCCAGAATGGCATCACCCACAATGAATTTAACCGTATTGCACATTTTCAGGACAAAGCCGGAAGGATATATTTCGGCGGACTGAACGGGATCACTTCTTTCGATCCACGGGACTTCGAAAATGAGAAACCACCAGCTCCGCTGCAAATGCGTCTTGTTTCATTTCGCCAGTTCGATCATGCGGTGGGTCGGCTTCTCGACAAAACGGAGCAGCTTGCCAGGACGCACGAAATCATCATACGGCCCGGCGAGCAGACGGCCGTGCTCGAATTTGCAATGTTGAATTTTGCCGATTCCGAGAAGAACGTTTATGCGTATCAGTTACAAGGGCTGGACAATGCATGGATACAGCAGGCCGAATCGTCGATACGGCTGGGCAACCTGCCTTATGGTAAGTACAAGTTACTGATCAGGGGCCAGGCGGCCAACGGGCAATGGTCCGCCAATATGCTGGCTATCGGAGTTGATGTCAGGCGCCCTTTTTATCTGCAAATATGGTTTTTGGGCCTGGCAGTACTCTTGGTGATCGTCAGCATCTGGGGTTGGCTGAAATGGCGAATCTGGAACCACCGGCAGGAACAGTTACGGCTCGAGTCGGAGATCAGGCATGCCACGGCCCGCATTGAACAGGACAAGGGTGTTATTGAGCGCCAGGCGAAATCGCTTCACCAGCTCAATGAAGCCAAGTCCCGCTTTTTTGCCAATATCTCCCATGAGTTCCGGACGCCGCTCACTGTTATCCTGGGTATGACCTCCGAACTGAAACGTTACCAGCCGGACGAGATCGTAGCACGAAGCCCACGGGTTGCCGATCTGATCGAACGTAACGGAAGCAGCCTGCTTCGGCTTATCAATCAGATCCTTGACCTTTCCAAACTTGAATCCGGGGCGATAACCTGGCAACCGGTCCGCGCCGATCTGGTCCGGTTCACACGTTATGTGGCCGAGTCGTTTGATACCCTGGCCGCTGCCAGGCACATTCAAATGCATTTCCAAACCGATGAGAGGGATTTGGAAACAGATTTTGACAAGGATAAGCTGCAAGATATCTTATCGAACCTTTTGACAAACGCCATCAAATTTGCCCCAGCCGGCGGCGAGGTTTATCTCCGGCTAACAACTGCGGCAATTAAAACTGTTGGGTACTACGAGGCAGTTTCAACCGCGCAACAACCGGATGCCGAATGGGTGTCGATCTATGTCCGTAATACCGGCCCCGGTATCGAGCCAGAGAAGTTGCCGCTGATCTTCGATCGGTTTTTTCAGGTTTCCGGCCAGCCAGCCCCAGAAACGGGCGGAACCGGCATCGGCCTGGCGCTGGTGCGCGAACTGGTATCCCTGATGCAGGGCAGATTGGCTGTCCGAAGCGTACCGGGCGAGGGCGCCGAGTTCGTGGTGAGTTTCCGCCGGACCCGTCAGGCCCCATACATTTTGCTGCCACCTGCTGAGCCGGCTTCCGGTAGCCACGCCATGTCCGAAGATGCTGTTGCGATTAGTAAAACAGCCGAAGAAAAACCTGTTCTGCTCCTGGTAGAAGACAATGAGGATGTAGCAGCCTATATCATCTCCGCTCTTCGAAGCGATTACAACATCATCCGGGCCGACAATGGTCAGACCGGCATAGATTCGGCTTTGGGAAACATTCCGGACCTTATTGTCACGGATGTCATGATGCCCCTGAAAGATGGTTATGAATTGTGCGATACGCTGAAAAACAATCTTGCGACAAGCCACATTCCCATTGTCATGCTGACAGCCCGGGCCGGCATCAGCGACCGGATAAGCGGGATAAGGCGTGGTGCCGACGCCTACCTGACCAAGCCGTTTCAAAGAGAAGAATTGGAGGCGGTATTGAACAACCTGCTGCAATCCCGCCGCCGGCTACGGTCTTATTACAGCCAGCGGATAACAAAACCGGCAGAGCCGGAGGTGCTCCCGATCGAAGAAAACGAATCTCTTGAGAATTTGTTTTTGCAAGGACTGCGCACTGCCCTGGAAGCTCAGTGGGATAACAACCCGGCTTCGATGGAAACGATTTGCCAGCAGGTTGGAATGAGCCGTTCTTCGCTTCACCGGAAGATGGTCGCGCTTACAGGAATGTCTGTCACGCGTTACGACCGCGCCCTTCGCCTGGCCCGGGCCCGCCACCTGCTGGTCACCACTGCTATGACCATTTCCGAAGTAGCTTATGCGGTAGGATTTGAGGATCCCAAGTATTTTACCCGGTTGTTTTCCGAAGAATTTGGCCAATCTCCAACCGAATTCCGGCGGTTGAAACAATAG
- the ubiG gene encoding bifunctional 2-polyprenyl-6-hydroxyphenol methylase/3-demethylubiquinol 3-O-methyltransferase UbiG: protein MEKIAPEVYSQIDNDLYNGKGDLWWNPENVLHILKTSVNPWRVGVAADALKKLNFDPKGKTALEVGSGGGILTEEICRMGFITTGIEPAEESIRAAAGHAKAMGLDITYDKGTGENLPYPDASFDCVFCCDVLEHVADLPKVISEISRVLKPGGVFLYDTLNRTFISKLVAIKIWQEWKRWAFMPPNLHVWKMFIKPEEIKGLLAKNGFEWKEHRGSEPNVPIPKMLSYLRKRVKGEWTFVELGQKFRLVESDDMNILYAGYAVKKY, encoded by the coding sequence ATGGAAAAGATAGCACCGGAAGTGTACAGCCAGATAGACAACGATCTTTACAACGGGAAAGGCGACCTGTGGTGGAACCCGGAGAATGTTTTGCATATCTTAAAAACATCCGTCAATCCGTGGCGGGTAGGCGTCGCTGCTGACGCATTAAAGAAGCTCAACTTTGATCCAAAAGGCAAAACCGCCCTGGAAGTTGGCAGCGGGGGCGGGATACTGACCGAGGAAATTTGCAGAATGGGGTTTATCACAACCGGTATCGAGCCAGCGGAGGAGTCTATCCGTGCTGCGGCAGGTCACGCGAAAGCCATGGGGCTTGATATCACCTATGATAAAGGAACCGGAGAGAATCTTCCTTATCCCGACGCGTCGTTCGACTGCGTGTTTTGCTGTGACGTGCTGGAACACGTTGCAGATTTACCCAAGGTTATTTCTGAGATTTCAAGAGTGCTTAAACCCGGTGGTGTGTTCCTTTATGACACACTCAACAGAACGTTTATCAGCAAGCTTGTCGCCATCAAAATTTGGCAGGAATGGAAACGATGGGCATTTATGCCGCCTAACCTGCACGTATGGAAAATGTTTATCAAACCGGAAGAAATAAAAGGTCTTTTGGCAAAGAACGGTTTCGAGTGGAAAGAACACAGAGGCTCCGAGCCGAATGTACCAATTCCTAAAATGTTGAGTTACCTCAGAAAACGGGTTAAAGGGGAATGGACTTTTGTGGAACTTGGGCAAAAATTCCGCCTGGTTGAGAGCGATGATATGAATATACTTTACGCCGGCTATGCGGTGAAGAAGTATTGA
- a CDS encoding polysaccharide deacetylase family protein — MKHLIASALILSCFLTEQTIAQKKSFTWPQGKQMAISLSFDDARLSNVDEGTALLNEYDVKATFYLVPNNAKKRLEGWKKAVASGHEIGNHSINHACSGNFVWARANPLEDYTLEKMREELIETNRQLKDMLGVTPTVYAYPCGQTSIGRGKNTQSFVPVISDLFLAGRTWLDEAPVDPAYCDMAQLTGVETDGKSFEQILTMIKDARKNGQWLVLAGHETAASGPQTTRLDVLREICAYAKDPANGIWIAPVGEVAAYVKAARDTINIPEMVGTNSEGKLVLTANTGKGIGPKIQYMPEWKAFGWFTAADRVEWDVDVAKAGKYEIQMEWSVDDKEAGKPFTVEVGGTKYAGKVEKTGSWETFRRKTVGHIQLSSGKQKLVFRPASQFKDGALLDLRGIELVPAK, encoded by the coding sequence ATGAAGCATTTAATCGCATCTGCATTGATACTGAGCTGCTTTTTGACAGAGCAAACCATTGCACAGAAAAAATCCTTCACCTGGCCTCAGGGCAAGCAAATGGCGATTAGTCTGAGCTTTGACGATGCAAGGCTCAGTAACGTAGATGAAGGCACTGCATTACTCAACGAATATGATGTAAAAGCCACTTTTTACCTCGTCCCTAATAATGCAAAAAAGCGGCTGGAAGGCTGGAAAAAAGCGGTCGCGAGCGGACATGAAATCGGGAATCACTCGATTAACCACGCTTGCAGCGGCAATTTCGTGTGGGCAAGGGCAAATCCGCTGGAAGATTATACCCTGGAAAAAATGCGGGAAGAATTGATCGAAACCAACAGGCAGCTCAAAGATATGCTTGGTGTGACGCCTACGGTTTATGCCTATCCCTGCGGTCAGACTTCCATCGGGCGCGGGAAAAACACGCAGAGCTTTGTTCCTGTCATTTCGGACCTTTTCCTGGCCGGGCGCACCTGGCTTGATGAAGCGCCGGTTGACCCTGCGTACTGCGATATGGCGCAGCTTACCGGCGTGGAAACGGACGGAAAGAGCTTTGAACAAATCCTGACTATGATCAAAGATGCACGAAAAAACGGCCAGTGGCTGGTTCTTGCCGGACACGAAACGGCTGCATCAGGCCCGCAGACTACCCGGCTGGACGTACTGCGGGAAATTTGCGCCTATGCCAAAGATCCTGCAAACGGGATCTGGATTGCCCCTGTCGGGGAAGTTGCTGCTTATGTAAAAGCTGCCCGGGATACCATCAATATCCCTGAAATGGTGGGGACGAACAGTGAAGGAAAACTTGTTCTGACTGCCAACACCGGAAAAGGGATCGGTCCAAAAATCCAGTATATGCCCGAATGGAAAGCGTTTGGGTGGTTTACCGCAGCAGATCGGGTGGAATGGGACGTGGATGTGGCCAAAGCAGGCAAATATGAAATTCAGATGGAATGGTCAGTTGATGACAAGGAGGCTGGAAAACCCTTTACTGTGGAAGTGGGCGGAACGAAATATGCAGGCAAAGTCGAAAAGACGGGCTCATGGGAAACATTTCGCAGAAAAACAGTAGGCCACATTCAACTCTCTTCCGGAAAGCAAAAGCTGGTTTTCAGGCCAGCTTCGCAATTCAAAGACGGTGCACTGCTTGATTTGAGAGGGATTGAACTTGTGCCTGCAAAATAA
- a CDS encoding T9SS type A sorting domain-containing protein, protein MQNYILPTNGRLQKTAGSGRSRFSFNLSELSIRGLVTVILLFANNAFADTYWLGGISNDWHTAGNWTAGVPDASDVAEIQAASLPNVNPIITGAAVAKTVIVAYGGFLTIAVDGTLSIADSQGHGLDVYSGSVENNGTLNINNVAYTGIGMSDGLFTNNGTINIGNAGDIGYAGIDSDASTFVNESGSISINRTCKAATNCGAMTNTGSGSFTNKASITIGGVMPGLYDGRGLWCADESVFFNEAGGLISISRTVSDGLYNGATFTNQGSIDIGAAGDIGGDAIFNRGYFDNTASTAYINIASDNIINNNLSGEFYNGGVIIENASGNSKITQNTGVVQNLNGGSFLIPSGPAAITATGQIWTGFSDAEWNNPSNWQNSLVPTATDDVTIAHVATDLVVGSINAVAKSVTVQHDATLTIGNSGILTISGGAFQGLLNKGTVVNNGLLKIGLITSPGSYGIRNEGTFNNSSGAISIDNATQAALYNFSGTFTNSASMSLKTAIAAPFLIHSNGGAISNAATGTLSGTGVINPTHFSNNGGILSPGYSPGVMTFNGDENFSASTLAVEVNGTGVAGTAYDQVVVNGTATLEGTLDLTFNFPSPVTGDVVKILDATALSGTFSVVTGLPDGWTINYDRPNPGELSLAYQVILPVTMIRFTAKKLDSGIKLDWQTSEETNNKGFEIERRLDSGMWEKVGFVDGNGTTRENNTYSFLDLRPLPGMNYYRLRQMDFDGKVELSRIVGVKMDSGKMLKIYPNPTTGIVNIEGGGSRVRILDKLGRPVMSGMIINQKIDVSHLPSGFYILSVPSESNVKSISMIKQ, encoded by the coding sequence ATGCAAAACTATATCTTACCGACTAATGGTCGCCTTCAAAAAACAGCCGGATCCGGAAGAAGCAGATTCAGCTTTAACCTATCTGAGCTATCCATCAGGGGGCTGGTCACTGTTATACTGCTCTTTGCCAATAATGCATTTGCAGATACTTACTGGCTCGGCGGCATCAGCAATGATTGGCACACAGCAGGGAATTGGACGGCTGGTGTACCCGATGCGTCCGACGTAGCAGAGATCCAAGCTGCGTCGCTGCCCAATGTTAATCCCATTATCACTGGTGCAGCCGTTGCCAAGACTGTTATCGTAGCTTATGGTGGATTTCTCACCATAGCTGTGGACGGAACCTTGTCCATTGCTGATTCTCAAGGACATGGGCTAGACGTTTATTCGGGCTCGGTTGAAAATAACGGAACGTTGAATATTAATAATGTCGCGTATACTGGGATTGGGATGTCAGATGGCCTTTTTACGAACAACGGCACAATTAATATTGGAAATGCAGGGGATATTGGCTATGCCGGTATCGACAGCGACGCCAGCACTTTTGTGAACGAAAGTGGGTCCATTTCCATTAACCGGACCTGTAAGGCGGCAACAAACTGCGGAGCAATGACCAATACCGGCTCAGGCAGCTTCACTAACAAGGCCAGCATCACCATTGGCGGGGTTATGCCTGGACTTTACGACGGTAGGGGGCTTTGGTGTGCCGATGAATCGGTTTTTTTTAATGAAGCTGGCGGCCTTATTTCAATTAGCCGAACGGTCTCGGATGGGCTCTATAATGGTGCGACTTTTACCAATCAGGGATCAATTGATATCGGTGCAGCGGGGGACATTGGCGGTGATGCCATATTCAACCGTGGTTACTTTGACAATACGGCCAGTACCGCCTACATCAATATTGCATCGGACAACATCATAAACAACAATTTATCCGGAGAATTCTACAATGGAGGCGTAATCATTGAAAATGCATCCGGCAATAGCAAAATCACTCAAAATACGGGTGTAGTTCAAAACCTGAATGGTGGCAGTTTCTTAATTCCCTCAGGTCCTGCCGCAATTACGGCGACCGGTCAGATCTGGACAGGTTTCTCTGATGCGGAATGGAATAACCCATCTAATTGGCAAAACTCATTAGTTCCTACGGCAACCGATGATGTGACCATCGCACATGTGGCTACCGACCTTGTTGTCGGCTCCATTAATGCGGTCGCAAAGTCAGTCACTGTACAACATGATGCAACACTCACGATAGGAAACTCGGGCATTCTCACAATTAGCGGGGGCGCATTTCAAGGTTTGTTGAACAAGGGAACGGTAGTAAATAACGGGCTGCTCAAAATTGGTCTCATCACAAGCCCCGGAAGCTACGGAATTAGAAATGAGGGAACATTCAACAATAGTTCGGGGGCAATTAGTATCGACAATGCTACCCAGGCAGCGCTTTATAACTTTTCCGGCACGTTTACCAACAGCGCATCGATGTCCCTCAAAACTGCGATAGCAGCACCTTTTTTGATTCATTCAAATGGAGGCGCAATCAGCAACGCCGCAACCGGAACCCTGTCTGGCACGGGTGTAATTAACCCCACGCATTTTAGCAATAATGGAGGCATCCTTTCGCCGGGATATTCGCCCGGGGTCATGACGTTCAATGGGGATGAAAACTTCTCCGCAAGTACCCTGGCCGTTGAAGTGAATGGAACGGGTGTTGCGGGTACCGCTTACGACCAGGTTGTAGTGAACGGAACGGCTACGTTGGAAGGTACACTGGATCTGACTTTCAATTTCCCCTCACCCGTGACAGGTGATGTAGTCAAGATCCTGGACGCCACTGCCCTAAGCGGTACATTCAGTGTGGTAACGGGCCTCCCTGATGGCTGGACGATCAATTATGACAGGCCCAATCCGGGTGAACTAAGCCTGGCGTATCAAGTCATCCTGCCGGTAACAATGATCCGTTTTACTGCCAAAAAACTGGATAGTGGCATCAAACTGGATTGGCAAACTTCTGAAGAAACCAACAACAAGGGATTTGAAATTGAACGCAGGCTTGATAGTGGAATGTGGGAAAAAGTCGGTTTCGTGGATGGGAACGGGACTACGAGAGAAAATAACACTTACTCTTTCCTGGATCTCAGGCCTTTACCAGGTATGAACTATTACCGGCTGCGGCAGATGGATTTCGATGGAAAAGTTGAGCTCTCGCGGATTGTGGGCGTAAAAATGGACAGCGGTAAAATGCTGAAAATTTACCCTAATCCAACCACTGGAATCGTCAATATAGAAGGCGGCGGGTCAAGGGTCAGAATCCTGGATAAGCTTGGCAGACCGGTGATGAGCGGAATGATTATCAATCAAAAAATCGATGTTTCACATTTACCCAGCGGTTTTTACATCCTGTCAGTTCCTTCTGAAAGCAATGTAAAGTCAATCTCAATGATCAAACAATAA